The Gammaproteobacteria bacterium genome window below encodes:
- a CDS encoding ribonuclease III has translation MSLVDLLGEEFLSSDQCLRALTHRSVNSNNNERLEYLGDSLLGFFVANWLFTHFPSYPEGDLTRMRAHLVKKDTLAEIAREHNLASHLVLGAGELKSGGLRRSSILADALEALIGAVFISKGYESACVFIEKLYTSRFSNIPTVDELKDAKTRLQELLQSNGENLPLYNIVEKQGKSGNETFSVQCVVENCNESFIGIGTSRRKAEQVAAEIAFEFVSKKNN, from the coding sequence TTGAGTCTTGTTGATCTACTTGGAGAAGAGTTTTTAAGTTCGGATCAGTGCCTTCGCGCTTTAACGCATCGAAGTGTAAACAGTAATAATAATGAACGTCTAGAGTACCTGGGTGATTCTTTGTTAGGATTCTTTGTTGCAAACTGGTTGTTTACCCATTTCCCGTCCTATCCTGAAGGTGACCTTACTCGTATGCGAGCTCATCTAGTTAAAAAAGATACCTTGGCTGAAATTGCGCGTGAACATAATTTGGCAAGTCATTTGGTTTTAGGTGCAGGAGAGCTAAAGTCTGGTGGGCTTCGAAGATCTTCAATTTTAGCGGATGCACTTGAAGCGTTGATAGGAGCGGTCTTCATTTCTAAAGGTTACGAGAGTGCCTGTGTATTTATTGAAAAGTTATATACAAGCCGATTCTCTAATATTCCAACAGTTGATGAGCTCAAGGATGCAAAAACCAGGTTGCAAGAATTATTACAATCTAATGGTGAAAACCTGCCGTTGTACAACATTGTTGAGAAGCAGGGTAAATCTGGAAATGAGACGTTCTCAGTTCAATGTGTAGTTGAGAATTGTAATGAATCCTTTATTGGGATCGGAACAAGTCGTCGAAAAGCAGAACAAGTTGCTGCAGAGATTGCTTTTGAATTTGTTTCAAAGAAAAATAATTAA
- a CDS encoding DUF4845 domain-containing protein gives MITMHKQRGATFIFWVFFLALIGFLMMIGIKLFPVYYKGLTTEKIVEDIAFEMQSKKPNKKQLWQSISKRLNINGVYGVKKDHFVFKRNKTSIDFGLDYEVRVPIIANLDAIATFDQRQTISTKK, from the coding sequence ATGATTACTATGCATAAGCAACGTGGTGCAACATTTATATTTTGGGTATTTTTTTTGGCGCTTATAGGGTTTTTGATGATGATAGGCATAAAGCTATTTCCCGTGTATTACAAAGGCCTCACCACAGAAAAAATTGTGGAAGATATTGCCTTTGAGATGCAGAGCAAAAAACCTAATAAGAAGCAACTATGGCAGTCTATAAGTAAACGCCTAAATATCAATGGTGTCTATGGAGTAAAGAAAGATCATTTTGTTTTTAAAAGAAATAAAACTTCAATCGATTTTGGTTTGGATTACGAGGTAAGAGTTCCTATTATTGCAAATTTGGATGCGATAGCTACATTTGATCAACGTCAAACTATCAGTACTAAAAAATAA
- the lepB gene encoding signal peptidase I, producing the protein MSPDLHFDLELALLIGALVTGLVWLLDKLFLGDKRRKRALEKSYDSTHGQEAVGPSNREYREPWFLDLCKSFFPILLIVLILRSFIAEPFRIPSGSMMPTLLHGDFILVNKFAYGIRLPVLHKKVLGIGIPQRGDVAVFRFPKNPADDYIKRVIGLPGDHITYRDKKLYINGDLVNQQKNGVYQGEGANSVMNGATILREDLEHQPHDILLKKVGYSVPGEFTVPQNHFFVMGDNRDHSSDSRIWGFVPEENLVGRAFLVWMNWDFAGKKFNFDRVGKKII; encoded by the coding sequence ATGTCTCCAGATTTGCACTTTGATTTAGAATTGGCCTTATTAATAGGTGCTTTAGTTACCGGACTTGTTTGGTTGCTAGATAAACTTTTTCTAGGTGATAAGCGGCGAAAACGTGCACTAGAGAAATCTTATGATTCAACACATGGTCAAGAGGCTGTAGGGCCGAGTAACAGAGAATACCGTGAACCATGGTTTTTAGATCTTTGTAAGTCCTTTTTTCCTATATTGCTTATTGTCTTGATATTGCGTTCTTTTATAGCTGAACCATTTCGTATTCCATCAGGCTCAATGATGCCTACTTTGCTGCATGGTGATTTTATTCTGGTGAATAAATTTGCCTATGGAATTCGTTTACCGGTGTTGCATAAAAAAGTGCTGGGTATTGGCATTCCACAACGTGGAGATGTAGCAGTTTTCCGTTTTCCGAAAAATCCTGCAGATGACTACATTAAACGCGTGATTGGTTTGCCAGGAGACCACATAACGTATCGTGATAAAAAACTGTATATCAATGGTGATCTGGTTAATCAGCAAAAGAATGGAGTTTATCAGGGTGAAGGTGCAAATAGTGTAATGAATGGTGCGACCATATTACGCGAAGACCTTGAGCATCAACCGCACGATATTTTATTAAAGAAGGTGGGGTATAGTGTGCCTGGAGAATTTACCGTTCCGCAAAATCACTTTTTTGTTATGGGTGATAATCGAGATCACAGTAGTGATAGTCGAATCTGGGGGTTTGTGCCAGAAGAAAATTTAGTAGGGCGAGCTTTTTTAGTTTGGATGAATTGGGATTTTGCTGGAAAGAAGTTTAATTTTGATCGAGTAGGCAAAAAAATAATTTAA